A window from Citrus sinensis cultivar Valencia sweet orange chromosome 3, DVS_A1.0, whole genome shotgun sequence encodes these proteins:
- the LOC102614833 gene encoding DNA-(apurinic or apyrimidinic site) endonuclease isoform X1, whose product MKRFFKPIEKECSAKKPALSPSKKDGETTETSSEENSKKDPLKFVTWNANSLLLRVKNNWPEFSNFITTFDPDVIALQEVRMPAAGSKDAPKNHQELKDDTKASREEKLILMRALSSPPFKNYQIWWSLADSKYAGTALLVKKCFQPKKVSFSLEKTAGVYFLSLHLGQGEFGFTLKYEPDGRVILAEFETFYLLNTYAPNNGWKEEENSFQRRRKWDKRIQEFVSQCSGKPLIWCGDLNVSHEEIDVSHPEFFAAAKLNGYVPPNKEDWGQPGFTIAERKRFGAILKEGRLIDAYRFLHKEKDMDCGFSWSGNPIGKYRGKRMRIDYFIVSEELKDHIIACEMQGHGIELEGFYGSDHCPVSLELSEASSDSEKREKKNLDE is encoded by the exons ATGAAGCGATTTTTTAAGCCGATAGAGAAGGAGTGCTCAGCGAAGAAACCCGCGCTTTCGCCTTCAAAGAAAGACGGCGAGACGACTGAAACTTCAAGCGAAGAAAACAGCAAGAAAGATCCCCTCAAGTTCGTAACATGGAACGCCAACAGTTTGCTTCTTCGTGTCAAAAACAACTGGCCTGAGTTCTCCAACTTCATCACCACTTTCGACCCTGACGTCATTGCCTTACAG GAAGTGAGGATGCCTGCTGCTGGTTCAAAGGATGCACCGAAAAACCATCAGGAGTTGAAAGATGATACAAAAGCTTCCCGTGAGGAAAAGCTG ATATTGATGCGTGCCCTTTCAAGTCCgccatttaaaaattatcagaTTTGGTGGTCTCTAGCTGATTCAAAGTATGCGGGGACAGCACTGTTAGTCAAAAAGtgttttcaaccaaaaaagGTCTCTTTCTCTCTTGAGAAAACAG CTGGAGTGTACTTTCTATCTTTGCACTTGGGTCAGGGGGAGTTCGGATTTA CTTTGAAGTATGAACCAGATGGCAGGGTCATTTTAGCTGAATTTGAGACTTTCTATTTATTGAATACCTATGCACCTAATAACGGTTGGAAAGAGGAGGAAAATTCATTTCAACGGAGAAGAAAATGGGATAAGAGGATCCAAGAGTTTGTTTCTCAATGTTCAGGGAAGCCTCTTATATGGTGTGGTGATCTTAATGTAAG CCATGAAGAGATCGATGTGAGTCATCCTGAATTTTTCGCTGCTGCAAAGCTCAATGGTTACGTTCCTCCAAATAAAGAG GATTGGGGGCAGCCTGGATTTACAATTGCTGAGAGGAAGCGATTTGGTGCCATATTGAAaga GGGTAGGCTAATAGATGCATACAGATTCTTACACAAGGAAAAGGACATGGATTGTGGCTTCTCATGGTCTGGAAATCCCATTGGAAA GTATCGAGGAAAAAGGATGAGAATAGACTATTTCATTGTTTCAGAAGAACTCAAAGATCATATAATTGCATGTGAAATGCAAGGGCACGGAATTGAGTTAGAAg GTTTTTATGGGAGTGACCATTGCCCTGTTTCACTTGAGCTTTCAGAAGCCAGTTCAGATTcagaaaaaagggaaaaaaagaatctCGATGAGTGA
- the LOC102614833 gene encoding DNA-(apurinic or apyrimidinic site) endonuclease isoform X2: protein MKRFFKPIEKECSAKKPALSPSKKDGETTETSSEENSKKDPLKFVTWNANSLLLRVKNNWPEFSNFITTFDPDVIALQEVRMPAAGSKDAPKNHQELKDDTKASREEKLILMRALSSPPFKNYQIWWSLADSKYAGTALLVKKCFQPKKVSFSLEKTALKYEPDGRVILAEFETFYLLNTYAPNNGWKEEENSFQRRRKWDKRIQEFVSQCSGKPLIWCGDLNVSHEEIDVSHPEFFAAAKLNGYVPPNKEDWGQPGFTIAERKRFGAILKEGRLIDAYRFLHKEKDMDCGFSWSGNPIGKYRGKRMRIDYFIVSEELKDHIIACEMQGHGIELEGFYGSDHCPVSLELSEASSDSEKREKKNLDE from the exons ATGAAGCGATTTTTTAAGCCGATAGAGAAGGAGTGCTCAGCGAAGAAACCCGCGCTTTCGCCTTCAAAGAAAGACGGCGAGACGACTGAAACTTCAAGCGAAGAAAACAGCAAGAAAGATCCCCTCAAGTTCGTAACATGGAACGCCAACAGTTTGCTTCTTCGTGTCAAAAACAACTGGCCTGAGTTCTCCAACTTCATCACCACTTTCGACCCTGACGTCATTGCCTTACAG GAAGTGAGGATGCCTGCTGCTGGTTCAAAGGATGCACCGAAAAACCATCAGGAGTTGAAAGATGATACAAAAGCTTCCCGTGAGGAAAAGCTG ATATTGATGCGTGCCCTTTCAAGTCCgccatttaaaaattatcagaTTTGGTGGTCTCTAGCTGATTCAAAGTATGCGGGGACAGCACTGTTAGTCAAAAAGtgttttcaaccaaaaaagGTCTCTTTCTCTCTTGAGAAAACAG CTTTGAAGTATGAACCAGATGGCAGGGTCATTTTAGCTGAATTTGAGACTTTCTATTTATTGAATACCTATGCACCTAATAACGGTTGGAAAGAGGAGGAAAATTCATTTCAACGGAGAAGAAAATGGGATAAGAGGATCCAAGAGTTTGTTTCTCAATGTTCAGGGAAGCCTCTTATATGGTGTGGTGATCTTAATGTAAG CCATGAAGAGATCGATGTGAGTCATCCTGAATTTTTCGCTGCTGCAAAGCTCAATGGTTACGTTCCTCCAAATAAAGAG GATTGGGGGCAGCCTGGATTTACAATTGCTGAGAGGAAGCGATTTGGTGCCATATTGAAaga GGGTAGGCTAATAGATGCATACAGATTCTTACACAAGGAAAAGGACATGGATTGTGGCTTCTCATGGTCTGGAAATCCCATTGGAAA GTATCGAGGAAAAAGGATGAGAATAGACTATTTCATTGTTTCAGAAGAACTCAAAGATCATATAATTGCATGTGAAATGCAAGGGCACGGAATTGAGTTAGAAg GTTTTTATGGGAGTGACCATTGCCCTGTTTCACTTGAGCTTTCAGAAGCCAGTTCAGATTcagaaaaaagggaaaaaaagaatctCGATGAGTGA
- the LOC127901292 gene encoding uncharacterized protein LOC127901292 isoform X1, whose amino-acid sequence MGKSWSTCAHITGTLEMFQAQESRITQENMRAGTIHQHGQKRRGESRIYRPPIKTLKFGSSRSQESGVNLLKKNNCIEYQIIWTTRSDLILWGDQPKVSAQVRSNIRGAPLNRRPYTDLLSLESFQAIGLVALHEASLAVANYSKGREKFIYKLTHKLTFVGKVILKPFMPVQKSLD is encoded by the exons ATGGGCAAGAGCTGGTCTACCTGCGCCCACATTACAGGAACTTTAGAAATGTTTCAAGCTCAAGAGTCAAGAATAACCCAAGAGAATATGAGGGCTGGTACTATCCATCAACATGGCCAAAAACGAAGAGGCGAATCCAGAATCTATCGACCGCCAATAAAGACTTTAAAGTTCGGTAGTTCTAGATCTCAGGAGAGTGGGGTCAATCTATTGAAGAAGAACAACTGTATAGAGTATCAAATTATCTGGACAACTCGGTCTGATCTTA TTTTATGGGGTGACCAGCCAAAAGTATCAGCACAGGTTCGGTCCAACATCAGAGGAGCACCATTAAACCGTAGGCCTTACACAGACCTCTTAAGCTTAGAAAGTTTCCAGGCGATTGGCCTCGTTGCATTACATGAAGCTAGCTTGGCTGTTGCAAATTACTCAAAAGGAAGAGAAAAG TTCATCTATAAGCTGACGCACAAGTTGACATTTGTCGGCAAGGTCATACTTAAACCATTCATGCCAGTACAAAAATCTTTGGATTAA
- the LOC102614833 gene encoding DNA-(apurinic or apyrimidinic site) endonuclease isoform X3, with the protein MPAAGSKDAPKNHQELKDDTKASREEKLILMRALSSPPFKNYQIWWSLADSKYAGTALLVKKCFQPKKVSFSLEKTAGVYFLSLHLGQGEFGFTLKYEPDGRVILAEFETFYLLNTYAPNNGWKEEENSFQRRRKWDKRIQEFVSQCSGKPLIWCGDLNVSHEEIDVSHPEFFAAAKLNGYVPPNKEDWGQPGFTIAERKRFGAILKEGRLIDAYRFLHKEKDMDCGFSWSGNPIGKYRGKRMRIDYFIVSEELKDHIIACEMQGHGIELEGFYGSDHCPVSLELSEASSDSEKREKKNLDE; encoded by the exons ATGCCTGCTGCTGGTTCAAAGGATGCACCGAAAAACCATCAGGAGTTGAAAGATGATACAAAAGCTTCCCGTGAGGAAAAGCTG ATATTGATGCGTGCCCTTTCAAGTCCgccatttaaaaattatcagaTTTGGTGGTCTCTAGCTGATTCAAAGTATGCGGGGACAGCACTGTTAGTCAAAAAGtgttttcaaccaaaaaagGTCTCTTTCTCTCTTGAGAAAACAG CTGGAGTGTACTTTCTATCTTTGCACTTGGGTCAGGGGGAGTTCGGATTTA CTTTGAAGTATGAACCAGATGGCAGGGTCATTTTAGCTGAATTTGAGACTTTCTATTTATTGAATACCTATGCACCTAATAACGGTTGGAAAGAGGAGGAAAATTCATTTCAACGGAGAAGAAAATGGGATAAGAGGATCCAAGAGTTTGTTTCTCAATGTTCAGGGAAGCCTCTTATATGGTGTGGTGATCTTAATGTAAG CCATGAAGAGATCGATGTGAGTCATCCTGAATTTTTCGCTGCTGCAAAGCTCAATGGTTACGTTCCTCCAAATAAAGAG GATTGGGGGCAGCCTGGATTTACAATTGCTGAGAGGAAGCGATTTGGTGCCATATTGAAaga GGGTAGGCTAATAGATGCATACAGATTCTTACACAAGGAAAAGGACATGGATTGTGGCTTCTCATGGTCTGGAAATCCCATTGGAAA GTATCGAGGAAAAAGGATGAGAATAGACTATTTCATTGTTTCAGAAGAACTCAAAGATCATATAATTGCATGTGAAATGCAAGGGCACGGAATTGAGTTAGAAg GTTTTTATGGGAGTGACCATTGCCCTGTTTCACTTGAGCTTTCAGAAGCCAGTTCAGATTcagaaaaaagggaaaaaaagaatctCGATGAGTGA
- the LOC102609481 gene encoding uncharacterized protein LOC102609481 — MHAEMKPTIPKLPLLLKPFFVSLFFSFFLLTFLCLSRSPHHRKPTTGTPPPKKSSSGGESNDLRIRPGYASYETYIQHQLNKTLNPKLRAVWTTRDWERKVRVFSRFFQDLKQRHFLFNESKALSIGARVGQEVAALKLVGVSDSIGIDLVPRPPLVIKGDFHAQPFDNGTFDFEFSNVFDHALYPWKFVGEIERTLKPAGVCVLHVALSRRADKYSANDLFSVKPLVELFRESELIAVRKVDGFGLDTEVVFRKKNKV; from the coding sequence atgcatgcagaaatgaaACCAACAATCCCCAAACTACCCCTCCTCCTCAAACCATTCTTCgtctctcttttcttctctttcttcctCCTAACATTCCTATGCCTCTCCAGGTCTCCCCACCACCGGAAACCCACCACTGGAACTCCACCTCCGAAGAAAAGCTCCTCCGGCGGCGAGTCGAATGATCTCCGTATCCGACCTGGGTACGCCTCTTACGAGACATACATCCAGCATCAGTTgaacaaaaccctaaaccccaAACTCCGGGCGGTATGGACCACGCGTGACTGGGAGCGCAAGGTCCGCGTGTTCTCGCGTTTCTTTCAAGACCTAAAGCAAAGGCACTTCCTTTTCAACGAATCAAAGGCATTGTCAATAGGGGCGCGCGTTGGCCAAGAAGTGGCCGCACTAAAGCTCGTCGGTGTGTCCGACTCCATTGGCATCGACTTGGTTCCCCGGCCCCCGCTTGTTATCAAAGGAGACTTTCATGCACAGCCGTTTGACAACGGAACCTTTGACTTTGAGTTCTCTAACGTGTTCGATCACGCTTTGTATCCGTGGAAGTTTGTCGGGGAGATCGAACGGACTTTGAAGCCCGCTGGGGTTTGTGTCCTACACGTGGCGTTATCCCGACGCGCCGATAAGTACTCGGCTAATGATTTGTTTAGTGTTAAGCCGTTGGTAGAGTTGTTTAGGGAGTCGGAGTTGATTGCGGTTAGGAAAGTTGACGGATTCGGCCTTGATACTGAGGTCGTTttcagaaagaaaaacaaagtctaa
- the LOC127901292 gene encoding uncharacterized protein LOC127901292 isoform X3, with protein MGKSWSTCAHITGTLEMFQAQESRITQENMRAGTIHQHGQKRRGESRIYRPPIKTLKFGSSRSQESGVNLLKKNNCIEYQIIWTTRSDLILWGDQPKVSAQVRSNIRGAPLNRRPYTDLLSLESFQAIGLVALHEASLAVANYSKGREKGGLRQCLQDYQGE; from the exons ATGGGCAAGAGCTGGTCTACCTGCGCCCACATTACAGGAACTTTAGAAATGTTTCAAGCTCAAGAGTCAAGAATAACCCAAGAGAATATGAGGGCTGGTACTATCCATCAACATGGCCAAAAACGAAGAGGCGAATCCAGAATCTATCGACCGCCAATAAAGACTTTAAAGTTCGGTAGTTCTAGATCTCAGGAGAGTGGGGTCAATCTATTGAAGAAGAACAACTGTATAGAGTATCAAATTATCTGGACAACTCGGTCTGATCTTA TTTTATGGGGTGACCAGCCAAAAGTATCAGCACAGGTTCGGTCCAACATCAGAGGAGCACCATTAAACCGTAGGCCTTACACAGACCTCTTAAGCTTAGAAAGTTTCCAGGCGATTGGCCTCGTTGCATTACATGAAGCTAGCTTGGCTGTTGCAAATTACTCAAAAGGAAGAGAAAAG GGCGGACTGCGTCAATGTCTTCAGGATTATCAAGGAGAGTAG
- the LOC102614543 gene encoding CBBY-like protein — MKKSVTKAPLTTSSSRFTPNKKFHRALLKPMASTTFSLSLSTLASSTAYNSGNHIPTISCKSNEKSSLCLSSSSFLGSRLNVSRRTSSANPMSMRNVRIACSASVLLSALLFDCDGVLVDTEKDGHRISFNDTFKEKELGVTWDVDLYGELLKIGGGKERMTAYFNKTGWPEKAPSDEEERKQFIASLHKLKTELFMALIEKKLLPLRPGVAKLIDQALEKGVKVAVCSTSNEKAVTAIVSFLLGPERAEKIQIFAGDVVPRKKPDPAIYTLAASTLGVDPSSCVVVEDSTIGLAAAKAAGMKCIVTKSSYTAEEDFLNADAVFDCIGDPPEERFDLAFCGSLLQKQYVS, encoded by the exons ATGAAAAAGAGCGTCACAAAGGCACCACTGACCACATCATCATCACGATTCACCCCGAACAAGAAATTCCACAGAGCTCTGCTAAAACCAATGGCATCAACAACTTTCTCTCTTTCGTTGTCTACACTTGCTTCCTCAACAGCTTATAACTCTGGCAATCACATTCCAACTATTAGCTGCAAAAGTAATGAGAAGAGTAGCTTATGCTTATCGTCGTCTTCTTTTTTGGGTTCAAGATTAAATGTTAGCAGACGTACAAGTAGTGCGAATCCTATGAGCATGAGAAATGTCAGAATCGCTTGCTCGGCGTCTGTTCTTCTCTCGGCCCTTTTATTTGACTGCGATGGCGTGCTCGTTGATACCGAGAAGGATGGCCACAGGATTTCTTTCAACGACACTTTCAAAGAA AAAGAATTAGGTGTTACCTGGGATGTGGATTTGTACGGCGAGTTGCTTAAAATTGGAGGTGGAAAAGAAAG GATGACAGCCTACTTCAACAAGACTGGTTGGCCAGAAAAGGCACCGtctgatgaagaagaaagaaagcaaTTCATTGCTTCTCTTCACAAGCTGAAGACAGAGTTGTTCATGGCCCTTATTGAAAAAAAGTTGCTACCTCTTCGGCCTGGTGTTGCAAA GCTAATCGATCAGGCTCTGGAGAAGGGAGTCAAAGTTGCTGTATGTAGCACCTCCAATGAGAAGGCG GTAACTGCAATAGTTTCTTTCTTGCTGGGACCAGAGCGAGCTGAAAAAATTCAGATATTTGCTGGAGATGTCGTTCCCCGCAAAAAGCCTGATCCG GCCATTTATACATTAGCTGCTAGCACTCTGGGTGTTGATCCTTCAAG CTGTGTTGTGGTTGAGGACAGCACCATAGGACTTGCAGCTGCTAAAGCTGCTGGAATGAAGTGTATAGTAACAAAAAGCAG TTACACGGCGGAAGAGGATTTCTTAAATGCGGATGCTGTTTTTGACTGCATTGGAGATCCTCCAGAAGAGCGGTTTGACTTGGCTTTTTGTGGAAGCCTACTTCAGAAGCAGTATGTTAGTTAA
- the LOC127901292 gene encoding uncharacterized protein LOC127901292 isoform X2 produces MGKSWSTCAHITGTLEMFQAQESRITQENMRAGTIHQHGQKRRGESRIYRPPIKTLKFGSSRSQESGVNLLKKNNCIEYQIIWTTRSDLILWGDQPKVSAQVRSNIRGAPLNRRPYTDLLSLESFQAIGLVALHEASLAVANYSKGREKFIYKLTHKLTFVGKGGLRQCLQDYQGE; encoded by the exons ATGGGCAAGAGCTGGTCTACCTGCGCCCACATTACAGGAACTTTAGAAATGTTTCAAGCTCAAGAGTCAAGAATAACCCAAGAGAATATGAGGGCTGGTACTATCCATCAACATGGCCAAAAACGAAGAGGCGAATCCAGAATCTATCGACCGCCAATAAAGACTTTAAAGTTCGGTAGTTCTAGATCTCAGGAGAGTGGGGTCAATCTATTGAAGAAGAACAACTGTATAGAGTATCAAATTATCTGGACAACTCGGTCTGATCTTA TTTTATGGGGTGACCAGCCAAAAGTATCAGCACAGGTTCGGTCCAACATCAGAGGAGCACCATTAAACCGTAGGCCTTACACAGACCTCTTAAGCTTAGAAAGTTTCCAGGCGATTGGCCTCGTTGCATTACATGAAGCTAGCTTGGCTGTTGCAAATTACTCAAAAGGAAGAGAAAAG TTCATCTATAAGCTGACGCACAAGTTGACATTTGTCGGCAAG GGCGGACTGCGTCAATGTCTTCAGGATTATCAAGGAGAGTAG